In one Hymenobacter sp. DG25B genomic region, the following are encoded:
- a CDS encoding rhomboid family intramembrane serine protease, giving the protein MSIIHDIRTAFSRRDNALNQLLLINVLVFAVLVVLGAILHLSGGDALYARLVRLVEIPSDLPSLAWRPWTIITYAFAHVGFLHILFNMLNLYWFGTLVREYLGDRKLVSIYILGALVGAAFFLLSFNLVPVLRPQLGLPMLGASGAVTAIIVAAATLLPDYTFNLILLGPVRIKYIAAVVVLISLAGINSNNPGGEIAHIGGAILGYLYIKQLQRGRDLGRPVQATGDWLGSLLSGRPRLRVTHRNRSEEAASAAPAKKAGPRKPEQEEIDLILDKISRSGYESLSKDEKQKLFRASQK; this is encoded by the coding sequence ATGAGTATTATTCACGATATCCGAACAGCCTTTAGCCGCCGCGACAATGCGCTGAATCAGCTTTTGCTGATTAATGTGCTGGTGTTTGCGGTGCTGGTCGTGTTGGGTGCCATCCTGCACCTGAGCGGGGGCGATGCCCTCTATGCCCGCCTGGTACGGTTGGTGGAAATCCCTTCGGATCTGCCTTCCCTGGCCTGGCGCCCCTGGACCATCATTACCTACGCTTTTGCCCACGTAGGCTTTCTGCACATTCTCTTCAACATGCTCAACCTGTACTGGTTTGGCACCCTGGTGCGCGAGTACCTCGGCGACCGTAAGCTGGTGAGTATTTATATTCTGGGGGCGCTGGTGGGCGCGGCCTTTTTTCTGCTGAGCTTTAACTTGGTGCCGGTACTGCGCCCGCAGCTGGGCCTTCCGATGCTGGGAGCTTCCGGGGCCGTTACGGCCATTATTGTGGCGGCCGCCACTTTGCTGCCCGACTACACCTTCAATCTGATTCTGCTGGGCCCCGTCCGCATTAAGTACATTGCGGCGGTGGTAGTGCTGATTTCCCTGGCCGGCATCAACAGCAATAACCCTGGCGGCGAAATTGCCCACATTGGCGGCGCCATTCTCGGCTACCTGTACATCAAACAGCTGCAGCGCGGCCGCGACCTGGGCCGCCCCGTGCAGGCCACCGGCGACTGGCTGGGCAGCCTGCTCAGCGGCCGGCCCCGCCTGCGTGTCACGCACCGCAACCGCTCCGAGGAAGCCGCTAGCGCCGCCCCCGCCAAAAAAGCCGGGCCCCGCAAACCCGAGCAGGAGGAAATAGACCTGATTCTGGACAAGATTTCCCGCTCCGGCTACGAAAGCCTGTCCAAGGATGAAAAGCAGAAGCTGTTCCGAGCCAGCCAGAAGTAA